In one window of Lepus europaeus isolate LE1 chromosome 14, mLepTim1.pri, whole genome shotgun sequence DNA:
- the B3GALT2 gene encoding beta-1,3-galactosyltransferase 2, producing MLQWRRRHCCCAKMTWNAKRSLFRTHLIGVLSLVFLFAMFLFFSHHDWLPGRAGFKENPVTYTFRGFRSTKSETNHSSLRNIWKEAIPQTLRPQTATNSNNTELSPQEVTGLENTLSANGSIYNEKGTGHSNSYYFKYIINEPEKCQEKSPFLILLIAAEPGQIEARRAIRQTWGNESLAPGIQITRIFLLGMSIKLNGYLQRAILEESREYHDIIQQEYLDTYYNLTIKTLMGMNWVATYCPHIPYVMKTDSDMFVNTEYLIHKLLKPDLPPRHNYFTGYLMRGYAPNRNKDSKWYMPPDLYPSERYPVFCSGTGYVFSGDLAEKIFKVSLGIRRLHLEDVYVGICLAKLRIDPVPPPNEFVFNHWRVSYSSCKYSHLITSHQFQPSELIKYWNHLQQNKHNACANAAKEKAGRYRHRKLH from the coding sequence ATGCTTCAGTGGCGGAGAAGACACTGCTGCTGTGCAAAGATGACCTGGAATGCCAAGAGGTCTCTGTTCCGCACGCATCTGATTGGTGTACTTTCTCTAGTGTTTCTTTTTgcgatgtttttgtttttcagtcatCATGACTGGCTGCCAggcagagctggattcaaagaaaACCCTGTGACATACACTTTCCGAGGATTTCGTTCTACAAAAAGCGAGACAAACCACAGCTCCCTTCGAAACATTTGGAAAGAAGCAATCCCTCAAACTCTGAGGCCTCAAACAGCAACTAACTCCAACAACACAGAGCTGTCACCACAAGAAGTTACAGGGTTGGAGAACACACTTAGTGCCAACGGAAGTATTTATAATGAAAAGGGTACAGGACATTCAAATTcctattatttcaaatatattatcaATGAACCTGAAAAGTGCCAGGAGAAAAGCCCTTTTTTAATACTATTAATAGCAGCAGAACCTGGACAAATAGAAGCGAGAAGAGCTATTCGGCAGACTTGGGGCAATGAAAGTCTAGCCCCTGGTATCCAAATCACACGAATTTTTTTGTTGGGAATGAGTATTAAGTTAAATGGCTACCTTCAACGTGCAATACTGGAAGAAAGTAGAGAGTATCATGACATAATTCAACAGGAATACTTAGATACATACTATAATTTGACCATTAAAACACTAATGGGAATGAACTGGGTTGCAACATACTGTCCACATATTCCGTATGTTATGAAAACTGACAGTGACATGTTTGTCAATACTGAGTATTTAATACACAAGTTACTGAAGCCAGACTTGCCTCCCAGACACAACTATTTTACTGGTTATCTAATGAGAGGATATGCACCCAATCGAAACAAAGACAGCAAGTGGTACATGCCACCAGATCTCTACCCAAGTGAGCGCTACCCTGTCTTCTGTTCTGGAACCGGTTATGTTTTTTCTGGAGATCTggcagaaaagatttttaaagtttccttAGGTATCCGTCGTTTGCATTTGGAAGATGTGTATGTAGGGATCTGTCTTGCCAAGTTGAGAATTGATCCTGTGCCCCCTCCCAATGAGTTTGTATTCAATCACTGGCGAGTTTCTTACTCAAGCTGTAAATACAGCCACCTAATTACCTCTCATCAGTTCCAGCCTAGTGAACTGATAAAATACTGGAACCACTTACAACAAAATAAGCACAACGCCTGCGCCAACGCAGCAAAAGAAAAGGCAGGCAGGTATCGTCACCGTAAACTACACTGA